In the genome of Deltaproteobacteria bacterium, one region contains:
- a CDS encoding citrate synthase: MHNKDIAILTIDGRSFELPVVRGTEGEVAVDVSSLRAKSGVITLDQGYANTGSCYSAISFVDGEKGILRYRGYPIEQLAGQSSFVETVMLLVFGELPTRDERADFRILLGEQALLHEDLMHHFEGFPPHGHPMAILSAVINSLGAYNPDLLDIQTEEEFRKAVAKLISKVRTIAAFSYRKSAGLPIIYPDPSRSYCENFLHMMFSVPYKEHVPTPEAQKALSLFLLVHADHEQNCSCSTVRMVGSSEANLFASVSSGICALWGRLHGGANSAVIQMLDTIHKGDFSVKECIERVKRKEFRLMGFGHRVYKNFDPRARVLKKCATDLLDSLHIKDPLLDIAQELEEIALNDDFFTSRKLYPNVDFYSGLILRALNIPVNMFPVMFAMGRMPGWIAHWHEQHLQEDTRIHRPRQIYVGPNARDYVPMKYR; the protein is encoded by the coding sequence ATGCACAACAAGGATATTGCCATCCTGACCATCGACGGCCGGAGTTTCGAGTTGCCCGTTGTCCGGGGAACCGAAGGCGAGGTGGCGGTGGACGTAAGCAGTCTGCGAGCCAAGTCCGGAGTGATCACCCTGGATCAGGGCTATGCCAATACAGGATCGTGCTACAGCGCCATCAGTTTTGTCGATGGCGAAAAGGGAATTCTCCGCTATCGAGGCTATCCCATTGAACAGCTGGCGGGCCAGAGTTCCTTTGTCGAAACGGTCATGCTGCTGGTTTTTGGCGAGCTGCCAACCCGCGACGAGCGGGCCGATTTCCGCATCCTGCTTGGCGAGCAGGCCTTGCTGCACGAAGACTTGATGCACCATTTCGAGGGTTTCCCCCCGCATGGGCACCCCATGGCCATCCTTTCGGCGGTCATCAATTCCCTGGGGGCGTACAATCCGGACCTGCTCGACATCCAGACCGAGGAGGAATTCCGCAAGGCCGTGGCCAAGCTGATCAGCAAGGTCCGCACCATCGCGGCGTTCAGTTATCGTAAATCAGCCGGGCTGCCGATCATTTATCCGGACCCGAGCCGGTCGTATTGCGAGAATTTTCTGCACATGATGTTTTCCGTGCCCTACAAGGAGCACGTGCCCACGCCCGAGGCCCAGAAAGCCCTGTCGCTGTTTTTGCTGGTGCACGCGGATCACGAGCAAAACTGCTCCTGCTCCACGGTGCGCATGGTCGGATCGAGCGAGGCCAATTTGTTCGCCTCGGTGTCGTCGGGTATTTGCGCTTTGTGGGGACGACTGCACGGTGGCGCCAACTCCGCCGTGATCCAGATGTTGGACACCATCCACAAGGGCGATTTTTCGGTCAAGGAATGCATCGAGCGGGTCAAACGGAAAGAATTCCGACTGATGGGATTTGGACACCGGGTGTACAAGAACTTCGATCCCCGGGCGCGCGTGCTCAAAAAATGCGCCACGGATTTGCTGGATTCCCTGCACATCAAGGACCCGCTGTTGGATATCGCCCAGGAGTTGGAGGAGATCGCCCTGAACGATGATTTTTTCACGTCCCGCAAGCTTTACCCCAACGTGGACTTCTATTCCGGCCTGATCCTGCGCGCCTTGAACATTCCGGTGAACATGTTCCCGGTTATGTTCGCCATGGGCCGCATGCCCGGCTGGATCGCCCATTGGCACGAGCAGCATCTTCAGGAGGACACCCGCATCCATCGCCCCCGTCAGATTTATGTCGGGCCAAACGCGCGCGACTACGTGCCCATGAAATACCGCTAG
- a CDS encoding glutamate synthase, translating to YFGWDEIIHAIPHMKEDPCAIEIKYGQGAKPGDGGLLMWHKVNKLIAAIRGVPAGVSLPSPPTHQTQYSIEESVAKMIQSMSMAWGFRVPVYPKISATTSTNAVLNNLCRNPYAAGLAVDGEDGGTGAAYNVSMNHMGSPIASNIRDAYLTLCKLGKQNEVPLIAGGGIGKNGNLAANAAALIMLGASAVQIGKYVMQAAAGCVGSESDRCNVCNIGVCPKGITSQDPRVYRRLDPEKVAERLVDLYVSFDTELKKIVAPLGRSTSLPIGMSDALGIADKDAADRLAIQYVV from the coding sequence GTATTTTGGCTGGGACGAGATCATCCACGCCATCCCGCACATGAAGGAAGACCCCTGCGCCATCGAGATCAAGTACGGCCAGGGCGCCAAACCCGGCGACGGAGGCCTGCTCATGTGGCACAAGGTCAACAAGCTCATCGCGGCCATTCGCGGCGTGCCCGCCGGAGTCAGCCTGCCGAGCCCGCCGACGCACCAGACCCAGTATTCCATCGAGGAATCCGTGGCCAAGATGATTCAATCCATGTCCATGGCCTGGGGCTTCCGCGTGCCGGTTTATCCGAAAATCTCGGCCACGACCTCGACCAACGCGGTGCTGAACAACCTCTGCCGCAATCCCTACGCGGCGGGTCTGGCCGTGGACGGCGAGGACGGCGGCACGGGCGCGGCCTACAACGTGTCCATGAACCACATGGGCAGCCCCATCGCCTCCAATATTCGCGACGCGTATCTGACCCTGTGCAAATTGGGCAAACAGAACGAAGTGCCGCTCATCGCTGGTGGTGGCATCGGCAAGAACGGCAATCTGGCCGCCAACGCGGCCGCCCTGATCATGCTCGGGGCCTCGGCCGTGCAGATCGGCAAGTACGTCATGCAGGCCGCGGCCGGATGCGTGGGTTCGGAATCCGACCGCTGCAACGTCTGCAATATCGGCGTCTGCCCCAAGGGCATCACTTCCCAGGACCCGCGCGTGTACCGACGGCTGGACCCGGAAAAGGTCGCCGAACGGCTGGTCGATCTGTACGTCAGTTTCGATACGGAACTGAAAAAGATCGTCGCCCCCCTGGGCCGGTCCACGTCCCTGCCCATCGGCATGTCCGACGCCCTGGGTATTGCCGACAAAGACGCGGCCGACAGACTGGCCATCCAATACGTGGTCTAG
- a CDS encoding 4Fe-4S dicluster domain-containing protein produces the protein MQNILISGQENGVRLESRILEERIQEAVKAGMRALTVDAFGQHGIGGRLWVSEQEPVSVTVTGASGQRLGSLGCPGTTIEVMGPGSDDIGWLNAGAEITVHGNAGNGICNAMAQGRVFIAGHVGSRCMTMTKQNPRFSAPELWVLGATGDYFAEFMAGGVAVICGVNAPDAANVLGYRPCVGMVGGRIFYRGQEQVVSAADAVHAPILDEDWTWLSENLKLYLNKINKPELFDALADRAGWHMVRAKTPHEKLTKKRLSMADFHAHVWDKELGRGGLVGDLTSVDRSPIGLVTTGELRRFVPVWENCKYMPPCQASCPSGIPVQKRWQLIREGRLAEAVDLSLEYTPFPATVCGYLCPNLCMEGCTRGLGNLKPVDAKMLGKEGINANPPMLPMSSDKKVAVIGGGPAGISVAWQLRLKGHRASVFDMDEKLGGKLQASIPANRIPPEVLAAELDRAREIIPHVRLEKKLNREDFEAIRNDYDFIVLATGAQRPRTLPIPGNERLIPATDFLKSCKHGDATVGGRVVVIGGGNVGCDVASEAGRLGATSLTVIDVQKPASFGKEREEAEKAGAEFLWPCFTKEITAEGVVLTDGRVLPADTVIVSIGDIPDLEAIPDNIARERGFIKVNDVNQTTDPKVFAIGDLVKLGLLTQAIGDGRRAATAIDEIITGKRPLSVTEDMAEELKTRLEYMDPGNHMSETIDYSRMNLAYYDPRLSKFESLDQCADECSSCGVCRDCGICEAVCPRGAISREALPAGEFAMVCDPEKCIGCGFCAGACPCGIWTLIPNTPLG, from the coding sequence ATGCAGAATATACTCATTTCAGGACAGGAAAACGGCGTGCGCCTGGAATCGCGCATCCTTGAGGAGCGCATTCAGGAGGCCGTCAAGGCCGGAATGCGCGCGCTGACGGTGGACGCGTTTGGCCAGCACGGCATCGGCGGCCGCCTCTGGGTTTCCGAACAGGAACCCGTGAGCGTGACCGTGACCGGCGCATCAGGGCAACGTCTGGGCTCCCTGGGGTGCCCGGGCACGACCATCGAGGTCATGGGGCCGGGTTCGGACGACATTGGCTGGCTCAATGCAGGGGCCGAGATCACCGTGCACGGCAATGCCGGCAACGGCATCTGTAATGCCATGGCCCAGGGCAGGGTGTTCATCGCCGGCCATGTCGGCTCGCGCTGCATGACCATGACCAAGCAAAACCCGCGTTTTTCCGCGCCGGAACTGTGGGTGCTGGGTGCGACCGGCGATTATTTCGCCGAGTTCATGGCTGGCGGCGTGGCCGTGATCTGCGGCGTGAACGCCCCAGACGCGGCCAATGTTCTGGGCTATCGCCCATGCGTGGGCATGGTTGGCGGCCGGATTTTCTATCGCGGCCAAGAGCAGGTCGTCAGCGCCGCCGATGCCGTGCACGCCCCGATCTTGGACGAGGATTGGACCTGGCTCTCGGAAAACCTCAAGTTGTACTTGAATAAAATCAACAAGCCGGAATTATTCGACGCGCTTGCCGACCGCGCCGGGTGGCACATGGTCCGGGCCAAGACTCCGCACGAAAAGCTGACCAAAAAACGACTGTCCATGGCCGATTTTCACGCCCACGTCTGGGACAAGGAATTGGGACGGGGCGGGCTGGTCGGCGACCTGACCTCCGTGGACCGTTCGCCCATCGGCCTGGTCACCACCGGCGAGCTGCGGCGTTTCGTGCCGGTCTGGGAAAATTGCAAATACATGCCACCGTGTCAGGCCAGCTGTCCGTCGGGTATTCCGGTCCAGAAGCGCTGGCAGCTCATCCGCGAGGGCCGCTTGGCCGAAGCCGTGGATCTGTCCCTTGAATACACGCCCTTCCCGGCCACGGTCTGCGGCTACCTCTGTCCCAACCTGTGCATGGAAGGATGCACGCGCGGCCTGGGCAATCTGAAGCCCGTGGACGCCAAGATGCTCGGCAAGGAAGGCATCAACGCCAACCCGCCCATGCTGCCCATGTCCTCGGACAAGAAGGTCGCCGTCATCGGCGGTGGCCCGGCCGGTATTTCCGTGGCCTGGCAGCTGCGGCTCAAGGGGCACAGGGCGTCTGTTTTTGACATGGATGAAAAGCTCGGCGGCAAGCTCCAGGCGTCCATCCCGGCCAACCGCATTCCGCCGGAAGTGCTGGCGGCGGAACTGGACCGGGCGCGGGAAATCATCCCCCATGTGCGCCTGGAGAAAAAGCTCAATCGCGAGGATTTCGAGGCCATCAGAAACGATTACGACTTCATCGTCCTGGCCACGGGCGCCCAGCGTCCGCGCACCCTGCCCATACCCGGCAACGAGCGACTGATCCCGGCCACGGATTTTCTGAAATCCTGCAAGCACGGCGACGCCACGGTGGGCGGTCGCGTGGTGGTCATCGGCGGCGGCAATGTCGGCTGCGACGTGGCCTCCGAGGCCGGACGCCTGGGCGCGACCAGCCTGACCGTCATTGACGTGCAAAAGCCCGCCTCCTTCGGCAAGGAACGCGAGGAAGCCGAAAAGGCCGGAGCCGAGTTCCTGTGGCCGTGTTTCACCAAGGAAATCACGGCCGAGGGCGTGGTCCTGACCGATGGCCGGGTTCTGCCGGCGGACACGGTTATCGTGTCCATCGGCGATATTCCGGATTTGGAGGCCATTCCGGACAACATCGCCCGCGAGCGCGGCTTCATCAAGGTCAACGACGTCAACCAGACCACGGACCCGAAGGTTTTTGCCATCGGCGATCTGGTCAAGCTGGGCTTACTCACCCAGGCCATCGGCGACGGTCGTCGCGCGGCCACGGCCATCGACGAGATCATCACCGGCAAGCGGCCCCTTTCGGTCACCGAGGACATGGCCGAGGAACTCAAGACACGGCTCGAATACATGGACCCCGGCAACCACATGTCCGAAACCATCGATTATTCGCGCATGAATCTGGCCTACTACGATCCGCGCCTGAGCAAATTCGAAAGTCTGGACCAGTGCGCCGACGAGTGTTCGTCCTGCGGCGTGTGCCGGGATTGCGGCATCTGCGAGGCGGTCTGCCCGCGCGGCGCCATCTCCCGAGAAGCCCTGCCGGCGGGCGAGTTCGCCATGGTCTGCGATCCGGAAAAATGCATCGGCTGCGGCTTCTGCGCCGGAGCCTGTCCGTGCGGCATCTGGACGCTTATTCCGAACACGCCCTTGGGTTGA